In one Corallococcus silvisoli genomic region, the following are encoded:
- a CDS encoding sensor histidine kinase, translating into MMRRLLPTLAALVLGLAGLGVGLGYLHRIFTAEREDARATLQARREALEQYARASLGQALHEGLEGARAILQAAKADPLMAAPGLYLREKEEQLLPRLALFDTAGDAPAKERYVRLRAGTETAEEDEGPWRERLERMALVERALATKDRRATLLALRALLDHRARFLLASTRDLPSLLVVLEDVAARGDAVPDLMRALVRDGLLEGQGAGRMEGLQRLLLLKRSRLTREDFDFLRDRVTELSTRVGAPVADFEARSRELAASALPLPGDLPEPVLVRSGWYLEPVAEGDTRGMTLDLPGLMEGLTREMRERGLLEADGRVTLLGDAPVMALTSLPVVVESSTWARGEAALESRYRLKSLMLTLCAALALTIAALAFVAQHRKYRFLELKSDFVATVSHELRTPLASIRLLAETLEWRVAEGADAKDYPARIIREADALGFLVENLLSFNRIDKGRWVPKLAPVRLDELVSGLRRDLEASAPMPVELTADVDTRELNADAQLLRLLLANLARNACAYNERSPVRLHVATLPRGRVRFTDNGTGIPRAEWERVFGEFHRLSGQGGREVPGSGLGLALCRRIARLHGGALRVADSSPEGTTFELTLPEYPPGERNPA; encoded by the coding sequence ATGATGCGCAGGCTGCTGCCCACCCTCGCCGCACTCGTGCTCGGCCTCGCCGGACTTGGGGTCGGCCTGGGCTATCTCCACCGCATCTTCACCGCCGAGCGCGAGGACGCGCGGGCCACGCTCCAAGCCCGGCGCGAGGCACTGGAGCAGTACGCCCGCGCGTCGCTGGGGCAGGCCCTGCACGAGGGGCTGGAGGGCGCGCGCGCCATCCTTCAGGCGGCGAAGGCGGACCCGCTGATGGCGGCCCCGGGCCTCTACCTGCGCGAGAAGGAGGAGCAGCTGCTGCCCCGGCTCGCCCTCTTCGACACGGCGGGGGATGCCCCCGCGAAGGAGCGCTACGTCCGGCTGCGCGCCGGCACGGAGACCGCGGAGGAGGACGAGGGACCGTGGCGGGAGCGGCTGGAGCGGATGGCCCTGGTGGAGCGGGCGCTGGCCACGAAGGACCGCCGGGCCACCCTGCTGGCGCTGAGGGCCCTGCTCGACCACCGCGCCCGCTTCCTGCTCGCGTCCACGCGCGACCTGCCCTCGCTGCTGGTGGTGCTGGAGGACGTGGCGGCGCGAGGCGACGCGGTGCCCGACCTGATGCGGGCCCTGGTGCGCGACGGCCTCCTGGAAGGACAAGGCGCTGGACGGATGGAGGGCTTGCAGCGGCTGCTGCTGCTCAAGCGCTCGCGCCTCACGCGCGAGGACTTCGACTTCCTGCGAGACCGGGTGACGGAGCTCTCCACCCGCGTGGGCGCGCCGGTGGCGGACTTCGAAGCGCGCTCGCGGGAGCTGGCCGCCTCCGCGCTGCCGCTGCCCGGCGACCTCCCGGAGCCGGTGCTGGTGCGCTCCGGCTGGTACCTGGAGCCGGTCGCGGAGGGCGACACCCGCGGGATGACCCTGGACCTCCCCGGGCTCATGGAGGGCCTCACCCGGGAGATGCGCGAGCGCGGCCTCCTGGAAGCGGACGGACGCGTGACCCTGCTGGGCGACGCGCCGGTGATGGCGCTCACGTCGCTGCCGGTGGTGGTGGAGTCGTCCACCTGGGCCCGGGGGGAAGCCGCGCTGGAGAGCCGCTATCGGCTCAAGTCGCTGATGCTGACCCTGTGCGCGGCGCTGGCCCTCACCATCGCGGCGCTGGCCTTCGTGGCGCAGCACCGCAAGTACCGCTTCCTGGAGCTGAAGAGCGACTTCGTGGCCACGGTGTCGCACGAGCTGCGCACGCCGCTGGCCTCCATCCGCCTGCTCGCGGAGACGCTGGAGTGGCGGGTGGCGGAGGGCGCGGACGCGAAGGACTACCCCGCGCGCATCATCCGCGAGGCGGACGCCCTGGGCTTCCTGGTGGAGAACCTGCTGTCCTTCAACCGCATCGACAAGGGCCGCTGGGTGCCGAAGCTCGCGCCCGTGCGGCTGGACGAGCTGGTGTCGGGCCTGCGCCGCGACCTGGAGGCCAGCGCCCCGATGCCCGTGGAGCTGACGGCGGACGTGGACACGCGCGAGCTGAACGCGGACGCGCAGCTCTTGCGGTTGCTGCTGGCGAACCTGGCCCGCAACGCGTGCGCGTACAACGAGCGGAGCCCCGTGCGCCTGCACGTGGCGACGCTGCCGCGAGGGCGCGTGCGCTTCACGGACAACGGCACCGGCATCCCGAGGGCGGAGTGGGAGCGCGTCTTCGGAGAGTTCCACCGGCTGTCCGGCCAGGGAGGCCGCGAGGTCCCTGGCAGCGGGCTGGGGCTCGCGCTGTGCCGGAGGATCGCCCGGCTGCATGGGGGAGCGCTGCGCGTGGCGGACTCCAGCCCCGAAGGCACCACGTTCGAGCTGACCCTTCCTGAATACCCACCCGGAGAGCGAAACCCCGCATGA
- a CDS encoding YfbK domain-containing protein → MTKRVLRCSLSLLLLLFAMPALAGPDTVTLGNSVITGTVIDATTKRPLASVVITVTSTALTEEQTAVTDSLGYYHVPGLPMGAFILRFEKEGYKPHTRSEVSLVMNHTVWVNVGLLPVGVSKGMEASASAPTTDVGASNMNANVDQELIKRIAAARPAEEKVESGYVLDGLSTRDPGFGVNPSTAPPGAPYAVSSRSNSSESLAGGAASSNSDRQRAPSWALPYMHIFIADGTPQTTYRSPETPPPELASERTVAPKGPPSFDMYFKGYGVNPTVDTEEERFSTFSVDTDTASYSLTRAYLERGALPDEQAVRVEEFVNTFDYGYTSAKDAPLSVNVEGFPSPARKGYQVVQIGVKARNVSRAQRKPSHLVFVIDVSSSMDLESRLGLVKRSLRLLVDALDERDRVSLVVYGSEARQVLPPTSATQKALILTAIDTLQPEGSTHAQAGLELGYALAAKHLLEGGINRVILCSDGVANNGITQADGIWERVKERAAAGITLSAVGFGMGNYNDVLMERLAQVGEGNYAYVDRLEEARRIFVQNLTGTLQVVAKDVKLQVEFDRKAVSRYRLIGYENRMLTRQQFNDDRVDAGEVGAGHAVTALYEVKLRDPAQPSLGTLRIRYKAPEGGGSKLIEKALLASLLRPAYAQAAPPTRLSYVAAAFAEKLRGSYWARPLTYDALVSLWEELGPPLKARQDVAELGELIRQARTLDRREDRFESISPVRTMDADRVPNLK, encoded by the coding sequence ATGACGAAGCGCGTCCTGCGATGTTCCCTGTCCCTGCTCCTGCTGCTGTTCGCCATGCCCGCGCTGGCCGGGCCCGACACCGTCACCCTTGGGAACAGCGTCATCACCGGCACGGTCATCGACGCCACCACCAAGAGGCCCCTCGCCAGCGTGGTCATCACCGTGACCTCGACAGCCCTGACGGAGGAGCAGACAGCGGTCACGGACTCGCTGGGCTACTACCACGTCCCCGGACTCCCCATGGGGGCCTTCATCCTGCGCTTCGAGAAGGAGGGCTACAAGCCGCACACGCGCTCGGAGGTCTCGCTGGTCATGAACCACACCGTCTGGGTGAACGTGGGGCTGCTCCCGGTTGGCGTCTCGAAAGGGATGGAGGCCTCGGCGTCCGCGCCCACCACCGACGTGGGCGCCTCGAACATGAACGCGAACGTCGACCAGGAGCTCATCAAGCGCATCGCGGCGGCGCGGCCCGCCGAGGAGAAGGTCGAGTCCGGCTACGTCTTGGACGGCCTGAGCACGCGTGACCCCGGATTCGGAGTCAATCCCAGCACAGCCCCACCCGGCGCCCCTTACGCCGTGAGCAGCCGGAGCAACAGCTCCGAATCCCTGGCCGGGGGCGCCGCGAGCAGCAACAGCGACCGGCAACGTGCACCGTCCTGGGCCCTGCCGTACATGCACATCTTCATCGCGGACGGCACGCCGCAGACGACGTACCGCTCCCCCGAGACCCCGCCGCCCGAGCTCGCGTCGGAGCGCACCGTGGCCCCGAAGGGCCCGCCCTCCTTTGATATGTACTTCAAGGGCTACGGGGTGAACCCCACGGTGGACACCGAGGAGGAGCGCTTCTCCACCTTCTCCGTGGACACGGACACCGCCTCGTATTCGCTGACGCGCGCCTACCTGGAGCGGGGGGCGCTCCCGGACGAGCAGGCCGTGCGCGTGGAGGAGTTCGTCAACACCTTCGACTACGGCTACACCAGCGCGAAGGACGCGCCCCTCAGCGTGAACGTGGAGGGCTTCCCCTCCCCCGCGCGCAAGGGCTACCAGGTGGTGCAAATCGGCGTGAAGGCCCGGAACGTGAGCCGTGCCCAGCGCAAACCCAGCCACCTGGTCTTCGTCATCGACGTGTCCAGCTCCATGGACCTGGAGAGCCGGCTGGGCTTGGTGAAGCGCTCCCTGCGGCTGCTGGTGGATGCGCTGGATGAGCGGGACCGGGTGTCGCTCGTGGTGTACGGCAGCGAGGCACGCCAGGTGCTGCCGCCCACCAGCGCCACTCAGAAGGCGCTCATCCTCACCGCCATCGACACGCTCCAGCCGGAGGGCTCCACCCACGCGCAGGCCGGCCTGGAGCTGGGCTACGCGCTGGCGGCGAAACACCTGCTGGAGGGAGGCATCAACCGCGTCATCCTCTGCTCGGACGGCGTGGCCAACAACGGCATCACGCAGGCGGACGGCATCTGGGAGCGCGTGAAGGAGCGCGCGGCGGCGGGCATCACCCTGTCCGCGGTGGGCTTCGGCATGGGCAACTACAACGACGTGCTGATGGAGCGGCTGGCCCAGGTGGGTGAGGGCAACTACGCCTATGTGGACAGGCTGGAGGAGGCCCGCCGCATCTTCGTGCAGAACCTCACCGGCACGCTCCAGGTGGTGGCCAAGGACGTGAAGCTCCAGGTGGAGTTCGACCGCAAGGCCGTGTCCCGCTACCGCCTCATCGGCTACGAGAACCGGATGCTCACCCGGCAGCAGTTCAACGACGACCGCGTGGACGCGGGCGAGGTGGGCGCCGGCCATGCCGTCACCGCCCTCTACGAAGTGAAGCTGCGCGACCCCGCCCAGCCGTCCCTCGGCACGCTGCGCATCCGCTACAAGGCCCCCGAGGGCGGCGGCTCCAAGCTCATCGAGAAGGCGCTGCTCGCATCCCTCCTGCGCCCGGCCTATGCGCAGGCCGCGCCCCCCACCCGCTTGTCGTATGTCGCGGCGGCCTTCGCGGAGAAGCTGCGCGGCTCCTACTGGGCGCGGCCCCTCACCTACGACGCGCTCGTGTCGCTGTGGGAGGAGCTGGGCCCGCCGCTGAAGGCCCGGCAGGACGTGGCGGAGCTGGGCGAGCTCATCCGCCAGGCCCGGACGCTGGACCGCCGTGAGGACCGCTTCGAGTCCATCTCGCCCGTGCGCACCATGGACGCCGACCGCGTCCCGAACCTCAAGTAA